A region of the Candidatus Desulfatibia profunda genome:
TTTCCCCTGCAATCAACACATGTTTGGCAAAAAGCCGGTCGGCCCGTTTCATCTGGCTTTTGAGACTTTTATCGCTCATATCCATCTCGACTTTAATTCCTGCAAGGCCTAAGGCACAGGTCCATTCAAAGGCCAAGGATCTGCTCGTTTCACCGAGGGCGGCGATAAAAATGTCGGGCTGCCGGGCACTATCGGCGGCTTTCGGCGCTGTCAGCTCTGCCAGCCTGTCAAAACCGACGGCAAAACCGGTGGCCGGCAGATCCGGACCGCCCAGAGCCTTGACCAGGCCATCGTACCGGCCGCCGCCGGCCACTGCATCCTGGGCCCCCAGCAGGCCGGTCTTGATCTCGAAAGTCGCCCGGCTATAGTAGTCAAGCCCCCTGACCAGGCGTTTGTCGATCACATACGAAATGTTGAGTTTTTCAAGGGCATTTTTCAGAATTTCAAACTGCCGGTCGCATTCCGGACACAAGAACTCAAGTATGGACGGTGTATCCGTCATCGCCTCCCGGCAGGCCGGCACCTTGCAATCAAGAACCCGCAAAGGGTTGCGTTGATGTCTTTTGGTACAATCCGAACACAGATCGCCTGCTTTAGATTCCAAAAAGTCGCCCAAAGCCGTCTTGAAGTTCGGACGGCACAGGGGACAACCCAATGAATTAATGTAAGGCTCAACATCAACAACGGCCAGTCTTGAAAATAGTGTCATCAGCATGAAGATAAGCTGGGCATCCATCAGTGCCGACGCTATGCCGAATACTTCGGCATTGATCTGGTAAAACTGACGGTAACGTCCCTTTTGAGGCCTTTCCCTTCGAAACATGGGGCCGATGGTATAAAATTTGCGGACCGGATCTTGGGCATACAGCTTGTGCTGAATATAGGACCGCACGATCGAAGCGGTTGCTTCCGGACGCAAGGTCAACAGCTCGCCTTTTCGGTCGGGAAAAGTATACATTTCCTTTTCCACGATATCGGTGTCTTCCCCGATGCTTCTGGCGAACAGCTCGGTGCGTTCCATGACCGGAATGCGAATCTCCTTAAAACCGAAGTCTTCAAACAGAGCAACGGCGGTCTTTTCGATCTGCTGCCAGCGTTCGACTTCACCCGGCAGGATGTCTTTAAATCCTCTGATTAACTGTATCATCCTGGATCAATCTCTTTTTTATAACGCTAATAGTAACATGCGGTAATGTCCCTGGTCCGTTGTCAGGGGATATTCAATAAACCTTGTTAATTATTCGATGGATAACATCTTCGTCAACAATTATATTCGCTGCCAAAAGGTTTTTGACCATAAGGCGCTACCAGTTTAGGCCGATTTCAAATCGCACAAGCTCCGAACAGCACGCGTTTTTAAAATCCTGCCATCTATTGAGTTGCTGTGACAAGCTGTGACCTGAAAATGTTAAAAGGACTCCGGAAACTTGCAACGGGTTATCAAGAGGGTTGCAGACATGGAGCTAAAAATATAAAGGCCGGGAAAACCCGGCCTTTATTGTTGGGGTTGGATGGGTTAGCGGATGGTTATTTTTTTTCCCAGCGCAAAAGTTCGGTCACCTTGCTCAATGTGCTCCCCTCTTTGATTTCTTGCCGGATGCGGTTTTCCCTCTCCAGTACATCCATGCTCCGGTTGGCATACTCCACGGCGATGGCCTTGGGCAGCACCACCACCCCATCGTCGTCGCCCAGCAGCCAGTCGCCCGGCTCGACCCGCATATTGCCGACCGTAATCGGCACCCCGATTTCTCCGAACCCTTTGGGCTCGCCGGCATTGGGCATAACCAGCCGGCTGAAGGCCGGAAATTTCATGGCCATGATTTCAGGGCTGTCTCTCAAGGCGCCGTCGATAACAACGCCGGCCAGTTTTCTTTGAACAGCCGAATGCGTGGCCAGTTCCCCCCAGATGGCGGGTCCGGTACCGCCGGCATCAATGACAATGACCTCGCCCGGTTCGGCCACGTCAATGGCCCGGACCGGTTTGGCCCAGTCACCCGGATAGGTTCTCACGGTCACCGCCCGGCCGATCATCCGGATGCCGGGAAAAAGCGGCCGGATTCCCTGCAAAACACCGCCGCGGTGCAGGGCATCGGAAAGATTCGGCGCCGACACTTGTTCCAGAATCTCTCGGATCTGTGTTTCGCCCTTGCGCTTAAAAAGGGTGGTGCTGATCGTTTCCCCGGTGTCGAGTCCCCGGCGGATTTCCCGGGCGGCCTGTTCAGGATCCATCGCCTTGGTGATGGCGCCACCCACAATGACGATGGCGGCTCCGGCTTCTACGGCCTTGGCAGCGGTTTCGGAATTGATACCGCCGGCCACGCCCACCGGGATGCTCAAGGCCTGACTGACCTGTCGCAGGGTATCGAAAGGATCCTTGCCTTCCATTTGCTCGTCTACAGCGCAATGGACCGTTACATAATCGGCTCCCAAGTCTTCGGCGAGTTTGGCCCTTGACAGAACATCATTTACCGCAATCATATCGACGACGATCTTGGCACCGTAATTCTTGCCCGCCTGGATGCACTCGCGGATGGTGGCATCGCTGGATGCACCCAGCACATCCACAATATTGGCGCCGGCCTTGGCGGCAGTTTCAACTTCCACCCGGCCGGTATCCATGATCTTCATATCTGCAACAATGGTAGTTTCCGGAAAAAGCTTGCGCAGTTCCCGGACGGCGTGAAGCCCCTCGCTCTTGATGAGGGGGGTACCCGCCTCAAGCCAGTCAACTCCACCGGCGATTCCGGCCTGGGCGTTTTTCAGAGCCCGTTTCAGGTCCACAAAATCTAGAGCCAGCTGCAGGATCGGTTTCATTCCGCCTCCTTTATTCGATTACTGCGTGCCGCGATGAAATGCGGCCAACATCGTTTTTTCTTTGCTGGTAAAGGTTCAGAACCACCGCCTCTAAAAAAAGAAAGGCGGATTGTTCAAACAAGGAGCCGGCCATCTGCAACGAATGGGGTTCATCGTCACGACACAGTTTGGTCGTGCCTGGTAGGTGGATGTTCACATTCACCAGCGCGCCAATTCTAGAATCGAGATTTCCCAGAATTCCACAGGTTATGGCATTGCGTTCTTTGGCACTCCGAACCGCTTCGAGTGTCGAGGCAGTTTCCCCGGACCCGCTCAGAACAATGAGCAGATCATCACTGCCAATGGCGGGAGTAATGGTCTCACCACAAAAGTATACCTGAAAGCCAAGATGCATCAGCCGCATGCAAAAACAGCGCAGGATAAAACCGGCTCTTCCTTGAGCGGCAAAAAAAATGGAATTGGCGCTCAGGATCCTTTGGATGAAAAGTTCAACAGCTTCATCGCCGAGGCATTGTATCAAACGTCGGTTTTCTTCCAAAACGGCCTCGACCAGTTCCTGGATCTTAAACTTTCCGGCCTTTGCAGCGATTGTCGATTTAACATTTTGCATCCGGCTTACTTTCACCCAAGCTGAGCGTTTTAAATTTTAGACTTGAAAATCGCTCAATTTGGGTTTCAATAAAAAAATTGCTCTAAAGAATGTAGAGTATGACGAAATGGCATCGGCGTGTCAAGGCCATATTATCTGAATTTTGCAGGTATTAACGCTGAAATATTTGCTTAGAATAATTTTTTGCGTTTATTTCCTTGCACAAAACTGATATGGAGTTCAGCTTGAATTTTGTAATCAGGCAAGGGGTTAAAAACATGGTGTTTTCATTAAACCTTTACATCAGGGTTCAATCGGCCTAAAGCTTTAAAGTCAAAAGGAGGTATGGAAGGTGAAACAGTTGCTGCGCACAGCGCTTATCGGTTTGGTTTGCTGGGGATTGTGTTTCGGATCCGGTTTTGCGGGAGAGACCGGTCATTATGTTCACGGAGTCGAAGGGATTAAAGCGGCAACCTTGCCGCCGCCGGGTTTTTATTATCGGTTGTATACGGCTTACTACGACGCGAACAAATATATGGATCAAAACGGAAATGATGCCAATCTGAACTTTGATGTAACCCTTTTTGCATTGGTCAACCGGTTTATCTGGGTATCCGACTATAAAATTTTAGGAGGGAACTACTTTATGGACGCGGTCGTTCCCCTGCTCAATACGGACATTAAAAACGGCGCAGCGGGGATTGACGACAGCCGGTTTGGACTCAGCGACATCAACATCGAGCCGTTCGGCATTTCCTGGCATGGTTCACGTTATGATGCCGCTGTCGGTCTTTCGGTTTATGTTCCAACCGGTGACTATGATAAAAATGTAGCGGCCTCTCCGGGCAAGAACTTCTGGACGGGCATGTTGACCCTGGGAGGAACCTGTTATTTTGATGCTGAAAAGACCTGGGCGGCTTCGATCCTGGGCCGATACGAAGTTCACAGCGATAAAGGCGACCAGGACATAAGGCCCGGAGACGATTTTCATTTCGAGTGGGGCCTCAGCAAAACATTGGCAAGGCTTTGGGATGTGGGCCTGGCCGGTTACTGTCATTGGCAGGTGACGGATGACCGCGGTTCGGAGGCTACCAACACGGATGTACATGATAAGGTTTATGCAATCGGTCCGGAAGTCAGTGCGTTCTTTCCTTCCGTAAAATTAGGCGTTTCTTTGAGGAGTCTGTGGGAGTTTGAGGCCGAAGACCGGTCGGAAGGCAATATGACAACCCTGACGATAACGAAAATATTTTAAAGGATTTTTTTCAGTTGCGCGGCCGCCGATTCTGAAATCGTTCCCTTGGCCTTTGCAATCGCAATGGTATGAAAACCGAGAGTTTTGTACAGTGCTAAAAGTTCGGGATTTTTTGAGCCGATTTCTTTCAGATGCTTTTCAACCGTTTCCACATCTCCCCGAACAATGGGGCCGGTAAGGGCTTTGGGTATTCCGACCTTTTCGATATTTGCCAGCGTACCGTCAATTAAGGGTTTTAATACGTTAAACGCATCTTGACCGGCGATTCCGGCAGCATTGATAAGTCTGAATGCAAGGTCAAGCAGCGTAACTAAGTAGTTGGAGGCCACCACTGCCGAGGCATGGTAAAGGGTTTTGGCTTCTGTTAGCAATGTGACGGCAGTCGCACTAAGATCAGATGCAATCTCTTTTGCCGCCAGAACCGCTTCGTTATCGCCTTCAACTGTAACGATGATGCCCCGAAAGGGGTTGAAATCATAATCTGCCGAGGCAAAACTTTGCAGCGGGTGCATGGAGCCGGTATAGGCGCCGTGAACTTTTGCAGCCGATAATATGGTTGACGGCAGAGCACCGCTGCAATGCAGCACGATGACGTTGCCGGCAAACCCGTTGTTGCGGGAAATGCTGTCGCACGTATCTTTAATGGCTCCGTCCGGTGTTGTTATAAAAACAATGTCGGCATTGCGAGTTACTTCCCAGGGAGCATCGCTGCAATGTCCGGATCGGGCGATATCTGCCGCCTCTCTGGCAGACGAAAGACTCCTGCCGGCAAAACCGGCGGCTCTGTATCCGGCAGCGGTCAGAAATTTCCCAAGGGCTTTGCCGACTTTTCCGCATCCGACAATGGCAAAAGATGGTTTCATTACCTAAATCTTGTAAAGCTTAAGAGGTTTATCAGAAAGTTCTTTGTTGGCTGTTTTTAAACTGTCCTCACTGGATATCACGGCCACAGCATGATTCGTATCGTCGTTGAAATATTTTTCGGCAGCCGACACAACCTGATGCCGGTTTACTGCCAACAGTTTTTCCTTGAATTGTTTGCGCATTTCGTCCGAAAGCAAGACAATTTTTCTTAAAAAAGCCTTTCTGGCCGCCGGCCCCGGCGGATCGGGCTTGTCAATTTCAGAGCATACCTGCAGGATGGCCTCCTTGATATCTTCATCACTAAAATCGCCCGATTTAAGAAAAACCGGAACTTCTTCGTATACTCTCAGGGTGGAAACAATATGCGGATCCCGATAAGAGCCAAAGCAAAAGAGTCCGTCTTCACGGTTGTAGATGGCAAACCCGCCGTATGCGCCGCCTTTTTCCCGAATCTCACGATGCAGATAAAGGGAGCGCAGGATTTTGCTGATCACGGATAAAGCCGGAGCATCTTTGTGGTCCATACGAACGGTTGGAAATGCCCGGGCGACAAATGAGACCGCGGTCGAGGTGCTCCAACCCTCCCTGGGGATTTCTTTCTCTATGGCGATCTTGGGCAGAATGAAGCCATGGGTCGATTTGCCGTGTTCCGGTTTACCCGAAAGTCCCGTCTGGATGGACGCTGCCGATGAAGTTGCGGCCGAAACCGCACGGTCTTCACCGATCAGGGCCACTTTAAGGTTGTCTTTTGTAAAAAGGAATTTGCCGATCATTGCAAGCTCTTGGGCAATCGATTGAAGTCGGTGCTCCGTAAGGTCAGCGGTTATATCTTTGATGGTTTTGAGCTGATGGATTCCGTGCCAGGTTTCGTTGAGGGCCTGCGTTAACGAAAAGTTCCTTGAAGCCAGAGACATTGCTAAGCGATGGCCATTGTGAACGACCATGGATTCGAGGCTTGCCCGGTATTCCAAAAACAGGCTTTTTAAACGCACCAGATCCGAGAAATCGATTTTGTTTAAAAGCTCTGCAATGATTTCAAACATCTTGTCCTGGTTGCGAACCAGGCACTTGGCGTTAAACGCTGCCAGAGGTAAACAATCGCCCGCAGCATCAAAGCTTGTCCGGGCCTGGCACGACAAGCCGATGCCGCCGGTATAGGCGTCGATGAGTTGTGCCATTTCGCTGTAGTCACGAACCGACGTCCCGATCTTGGGAAACGCATGGCAGAAAAAAGGAACCAGGGGTATCAGATGCTCGGGCAGAAATCCGCTTCCGGCAACCGCCGAAAAATAAAAAATACCGGACGTCGGTTGCCGGTAACCGGCGAGCCGTAAAGTCTCATCAACTGCTGAC
Encoded here:
- a CDS encoding histidine--tRNA ligase, with translation MIQLIRGFKDILPGEVERWQQIEKTAVALFEDFGFKEIRIPVMERTELFARSIGEDTDIVEKEMYTFPDRKGELLTLRPEATASIVRSYIQHKLYAQDPVRKFYTIGPMFRRERPQKGRYRQFYQINAEVFGIASALMDAQLIFMLMTLFSRLAVVDVEPYINSLGCPLCRPNFKTALGDFLESKAGDLCSDCTKRHQRNPLRVLDCKVPACREAMTDTPSILEFLCPECDRQFEILKNALEKLNISYVIDKRLVRGLDYYSRATFEIKTGLLGAQDAVAGGGRYDGLVKALGGPDLPATGFAVGFDRLAELTAPKAADSARQPDIFIAALGETSRSLAFEWTCALGLAGIKVEMDMSDKSLKSQMKRADRLFAKHVLIAGETELEQGAVILRNMATKTQVTIAIENLVDNVKKELAK
- a CDS encoding orotidine 5'-phosphate decarboxylase, coding for MKPILQLALDFVDLKRALKNAQAGIAGGVDWLEAGTPLIKSEGLHAVRELRKLFPETTIVADMKIMDTGRVEVETAAKAGANIVDVLGASSDATIRECIQAGKNYGAKIVVDMIAVNDVLSRAKLAEDLGADYVTVHCAVDEQMEGKDPFDTLRQVSQALSIPVGVAGGINSETAAKAVEAGAAIVIVGGAITKAMDPEQAAREIRRGLDTGETISTTLFKRKGETQIREILEQVSAPNLSDALHRGGVLQGIRPLFPGIRMIGRAVTVRTYPGDWAKPVRAIDVAEPGEVIVIDAGGTGPAIWGELATHSAVQRKLAGVVIDGALRDSPEIMAMKFPAFSRLVMPNAGEPKGFGEIGVPITVGNMRVEPGDWLLGDDDGVVVLPKAIAVEYANRSMDVLERENRIRQEIKEGSTLSKVTELLRWEKK
- a CDS encoding SIS domain-containing protein, whose translation is MQNVKSTIAAKAGKFKIQELVEAVLEENRRLIQCLGDEAVELFIQRILSANSIFFAAQGRAGFILRCFCMRLMHLGFQVYFCGETITPAIGSDDLLIVLSGSGETASTLEAVRSAKERNAITCGILGNLDSRIGALVNVNIHLPGTTKLCRDDEPHSLQMAGSLFEQSAFLFLEAVVLNLYQQRKNDVGRISSRHAVIE
- a CDS encoding transporter encodes the protein MKQLLRTALIGLVCWGLCFGSGFAGETGHYVHGVEGIKAATLPPPGFYYRLYTAYYDANKYMDQNGNDANLNFDVTLFALVNRFIWVSDYKILGGNYFMDAVVPLLNTDIKNGAAGIDDSRFGLSDINIEPFGISWHGSRYDAAVGLSVYVPTGDYDKNVAASPGKNFWTGMLTLGGTCYFDAEKTWAASILGRYEVHSDKGDQDIRPGDDFHFEWGLSKTLARLWDVGLAGYCHWQVTDDRGSEATNTDVHDKVYAIGPEVSAFFPSVKLGVSLRSLWEFEAEDRSEGNMTTLTITKIF
- a CDS encoding DUF2520 domain-containing protein, translated to MKPSFAIVGCGKVGKALGKFLTAAGYRAAGFAGRSLSSAREAADIARSGHCSDAPWEVTRNADIVFITTPDGAIKDTCDSISRNNGFAGNVIVLHCSGALPSTILSAAKVHGAYTGSMHPLQSFASADYDFNPFRGIIVTVEGDNEAVLAAKEIASDLSATAVTLLTEAKTLYHASAVVASNYLVTLLDLAFRLINAAGIAGQDAFNVLKPLIDGTLANIEKVGIPKALTGPIVRGDVETVEKHLKEIGSKNPELLALYKTLGFHTIAIAKAKGTISESAAAQLKKIL